GCCCGCCTCGAATGAGCCGCCCAGCGCCGCCACTCCGGCGCGCAGGCCTATGAGACCCGTACCGCTGCCCGCCGGGCCCGGGCGGTGCCGGGGGCGGCCGTTCGTGATCTCCACCGTCGTTCCGCCTTCGTTCTGCGTGTGTTCGACGGTGACGGGGGCGCCGGGTGCGTGTCTCGCCGCGTTCGTGAGTGCTTCTTGGATCACTCGGTAGGCGGTGCGGGTTGTTGTGTCGGGGCTGGCGGTGCGGGGGGTTGCGTCGGGGCCGGTGTCCTGGGGGTCTTGCAGTGTTACCGGGAGGCCTGAGTCCGCTGCTCTTTCGATCAGGGCCGCGATGCTTTCGCCCGGTGGGGCCAGGGGCGCCGGCTCGTCGTCCTCGCGCAGCAGGCCGACTATGCCGTGCAGGCGTTCCGTCGCGTCCGATGCCGCCGCGCGCAGTTCGGCCGCCGCCGTGCGGTGCGCCTCGGCCATGTCCGGTGCCACCTGGAGCGCGCCCGCGCGCAGTGCGATGAGGCTCAGTTCGTGGCCCAGTGAGTCGTGCATGTCCTGGGCGATCCTCGCCCGCTCCCGCAGTCTCGCGCGGTCGGCGACGATTCTGTGTTCGCGTTCCAGCTGTTCCGCCCGAGCCCAGCCCGCCGCCGTCAGCTCGCGGCTCTGGCGCCAGTAGCGGCCGATCAGCCAGGGGAAGACCCCGCCGAACAGCAGCGTGCCCATGAGGACCAGCCACTCCGCCGCCGGGTCGACCTGGCGTACCGCGATCTTGGCCGTGCCCGCCGCCGCCACCGCCGCGAACGAGAGCAGTGCGACGCCCGTCGCCGTGCCGCGCAGTCCGAGCAGGAAGGCGAAGGCCGCCAGCGCGCAGCCGTACGACGCGGTGAAGAGGGAGGTGGACGTGGCGAGGCCCGGCGCCGCCGCGAGCAGGAACGCCGTCGCGGGCCAGGTGCGGTGCAGCGCGGTCGCCGCGGCCAGGATCGCGAGGCCGGTGAGCTGGGCCCACAGCGGGGTCCGCTCGTTCAGGCCGAGGCGCTCCGCGGCGACTGCGGGGACGGCCAGGGCCGCCCAGAGCAGGGGGCCCGTACTGCGGGCTGGTGGTCTCACATCTTCCGAAGGTACAAGCGGCGGTCGAGCCGCCGCCCCTGCCGATCGTCAGGGGTGGGCGTCAAGCGCGCGAGGCCGAGCCAACCCGTTTGCGTCGCAGGGTGTCCGCGCCGTCCCCGCTCCCCGTGGCAGGATCGTCCTGCCATGACTGCGCCCACGAACACCAGCACCGAATCCCTGCACGCCCCCGTCATCGACTGGTTCGCGGAGAATGCCCGCGACCTGCCGTGGCGCCACCCCGACGCGGGTCCCTGGGGTGTGATGGTCAGCGAGTTCATGCTCCAGCAGACGCCGGTGAGCCGCGTCCTTCCCGTGTACGAGCAGTGGCTCGCGCGGTGGCCGCGCCCCGCCGATCTGGCCAAGGAGGCGCCCGGCGAGGCCGTGCGCGCCTGGGGCAGACTCGGCTATCCCCGCCGCGCCCTGCGGCTGCACGGCGCGGCCGTCGCCATAACGGAGCGGCACAACGGCGACGTACCCGCCGCTCACGCCCAGCTCCTCGCGCTGCCCGGCATCGGTGAGTACACGGCCGCCGCCGTGGCTTCCTTCGCGTACGGGCAGCGGCACGCCGTCCTCGACACGAACGTGCGGCGTGTGTTCGCGCGCGCCGTGAGCGGTGTGCAGTACCCGCCGAACGCCACGACCGCGGCCGAACGCAAGCTCGCCCGCTCCCTGTTGCCCGAGCAGGAGTCGACGGCCTCGCGCTGGGCCGCGGCCTCCATGGAGCTCGGCGCCCTCATCTGCACGGCGAAGAACGAGAGTTGCCACCGCTGTCCCATCGCCGCCCAGTGCGCCTGGCGGCTCGCCGGCAAGCCCGACCACGTCGGTCCGCCCCGGCGCGGGCAGACGTACGCGGGCACGGACCGGCAGGTGCGCGGGAAGCTGCTCGCCGTGCTGCGGGAGGCCGTCTCGCCCGTTCCCCAGGCGGTGTTGGACCGCGTGTGGGACGAGCCGGTGCAGCGGGCGCGCGCCCTCGACGGGCTCGTGGCGGACGGGCTCGTGGAGCCGATGCCGGACGGCTTGTACCGGCTGCCTCTGAGCTGACGGGCCTACGGGTTTACCCACGTCTTACGTCTGTTACACAACCGACGGACAGCCGTGCGCCCGCCGCATGCTGAAGCGGACAACCCCGTGACAACGCCTCCGTAGCTTCTCCCCTGTACCGATCACCTACAGGTGACGGACAGGGAAAGCGCGAACGGTTCGCG
The DNA window shown above is from Streptomyces sp. NBC_01445 and carries:
- a CDS encoding A/G-specific adenine glycosylase, with translation MTAPTNTSTESLHAPVIDWFAENARDLPWRHPDAGPWGVMVSEFMLQQTPVSRVLPVYEQWLARWPRPADLAKEAPGEAVRAWGRLGYPRRALRLHGAAVAITERHNGDVPAAHAQLLALPGIGEYTAAAVASFAYGQRHAVLDTNVRRVFARAVSGVQYPPNATTAAERKLARSLLPEQESTASRWAAASMELGALICTAKNESCHRCPIAAQCAWRLAGKPDHVGPPRRGQTYAGTDRQVRGKLLAVLREAVSPVPQAVLDRVWDEPVQRARALDGLVADGLVEPMPDGLYRLPLS
- a CDS encoding sensor histidine kinase, which codes for MRPPARSTGPLLWAALAVPAVAAERLGLNERTPLWAQLTGLAILAAATALHRTWPATAFLLAAAPGLATSTSLFTASYGCALAAFAFLLGLRGTATGVALLSFAAVAAAGTAKIAVRQVDPAAEWLVLMGTLLFGGVFPWLIGRYWRQSRELTAAGWARAEQLEREHRIVADRARLRERARIAQDMHDSLGHELSLIALRAGALQVAPDMAEAHRTAAAELRAAASDATERLHGIVGLLREDDEPAPLAPPGESIAALIERAADSGLPVTLQDPQDTGPDATPRTASPDTTTRTAYRVIQEALTNAARHAPGAPVTVEHTQNEGGTTVEITNGRPRHRPGPAGSGTGLIGLRAGVAALGGSFEAGPHEEGYRVSATIPTGKTPTPDTTAPGALFASARRLAHRRVGVAFGAAAAMGAVLIGGAFAWYAYTKTHAVLTPTAYTALKIGTPLEETVPRLPDRTISDPPVDRAPTPPPPGTDCRYYRASGELFAPVDHFRLCFRKNKNHELAEKSVIPKPGTADQLHRQNRKERK